One genomic window of Polyangium aurulentum includes the following:
- a CDS encoding YkgJ family cysteine cluster protein, whose product MRSLPLVGRTKWTPEMLVAVAEGESRALSPLVQRGPEGAMEAAAMASARAEALVTGALESEPPETDIACAKGCSVCCQAKVLAVAPEVLRIAAYLRETLPEEARAALLERVRAADETTRGLSRADRAEAHVPCPLLDGEGGCSVHPVRPLVCRSWTSYDAAECARYWGAPAGRLTPPQYAVGYELSQAVLAGLGKACFDAGRDGTPLELIAALRIALERPTAGERWHKRLPVFQTARDAEWMEASGVSRRGA is encoded by the coding sequence TTGAGATCGCTGCCCCTCGTGGGGCGGACGAAGTGGACGCCCGAGATGCTCGTGGCCGTGGCCGAGGGCGAGAGCCGAGCGCTCTCGCCCCTCGTCCAGCGCGGGCCCGAGGGCGCGATGGAGGCGGCCGCCATGGCGTCCGCGCGGGCCGAGGCGCTCGTCACGGGCGCTCTCGAGAGCGAGCCCCCGGAGACGGACATTGCGTGCGCGAAGGGCTGCTCGGTGTGCTGCCAGGCGAAGGTCCTGGCCGTCGCGCCCGAGGTGCTGCGCATTGCGGCGTACCTGCGGGAGACCTTGCCCGAGGAGGCGCGCGCGGCCCTCCTCGAGCGGGTGCGCGCGGCGGACGAGACCACCCGGGGCCTGTCGAGGGCCGATCGGGCCGAGGCGCACGTGCCCTGTCCGTTGCTCGATGGCGAGGGCGGCTGCTCGGTGCACCCGGTGCGGCCGCTGGTTTGTCGGAGCTGGACCTCTTACGACGCCGCCGAATGCGCGCGTTATTGGGGGGCGCCCGCGGGGAGGCTGACGCCGCCGCAATACGCGGTGGGCTACGAGCTGTCGCAGGCGGTGCTGGCGGGGCTCGGGAAGGCTTGCTTCGACGCCGGGCGGGATGGCACGCCCCTCGAGCTGATTGCGGCGCTCCGGATCGCGCTCGAGCGCCCCACCGCGGGGGAGCGCTGGCACAAGCGCCTGCCGGTGTTCCAGACCGCGCGCGACGCCGAGTGGATGGAGGCGAGCGGCGTCTCACGCCGAGGTGCGTAG
- a CDS encoding M1 family metallopeptidase: protein MARRLALFLPLLAASFLTGCSDPLLESGSRDYDVTRYDVEGAFDWNSSRLGARVDITLTLDEDDLEAVILDSRVDVKAVRIRGAGEAEFETDPERGLLAVSLEDAPGARGGASVTIEIDYEARPSDALNAVPPRKGDPIDSRALYTDAEPLDAPLWMPCHNVPSDRALFSVAMKVDEGESMIANGSLVSDAPAGAGAHRVKYETAWTLPPYLMAFAISDFEVVKTQKGDLPVEVWHRRGLPGEHEAMAGELSRMIGVYEGLLGPYPFERYALVLLPGFPGGMENASVSFQAETSSSEPTIAGDLLLAAHELGHQWFGDLVTVETWDDVWIKEGMANLLEYEAARPHIDASDKGTLNGDGFHPRAGAAIRDRAIPPPDKYNSGPYDRAAWLLTQIRSLLGDEAFFATLREVLDKHRFGAIGTDAFIDAFAPALGPEATGKVRRAVDAKALPTIHSTAPFRVNLEDPDGALVAPLDLSWIGSDGAQRKVTLSTGAPVDLTPEAADLLLLPDPLDRHPDWELFWDEDRSLAEDGESSNLEALVSATSPDSLEKRTLLLDLGGAHQTSALGRSSDLVLSNDEVSGLAAGLDADGARALALGHGCATALAQREVDPQLFTTLVDALGAPFTSGPPTFGLAYASDFWACDEIGLPDMLFGDSWALLEGGLAEGGIADARLAYLAKFEMSWETAASRWGSVAEKASSPRARRIAVQRLSSIAQSSQDPAVITYLADYMRDHETTETLGHVMRAAEWAVSNSAGAGAAEVLDGLRIILQKGHTRSIHGNAVCTAARMTREDPGAWASFRESLKGAPLAPRAKAYLENPRPCL, encoded by the coding sequence ATGGCGCGCCGACTGGCTCTTTTTCTTCCCCTCCTCGCCGCTTCATTCCTGACAGGCTGCTCCGACCCGCTCCTCGAGAGCGGCAGCCGCGACTACGACGTCACGCGCTACGACGTCGAGGGCGCGTTCGACTGGAATTCGAGCCGCCTCGGGGCGCGCGTCGACATCACCCTGACCCTCGACGAGGACGACCTCGAAGCGGTCATCCTCGACAGCCGCGTCGACGTGAAGGCCGTCCGCATCCGCGGCGCGGGCGAGGCGGAGTTCGAGACCGACCCGGAGAGAGGCCTGCTCGCCGTCTCGCTCGAGGACGCGCCCGGCGCGCGCGGGGGCGCGAGCGTCACCATCGAGATCGATTACGAGGCCCGCCCGAGCGACGCCTTGAACGCCGTCCCGCCCCGCAAGGGCGATCCCATCGACAGCCGCGCCCTGTACACCGACGCCGAGCCGCTCGACGCCCCGCTGTGGATGCCCTGCCACAACGTTCCCAGCGACCGCGCCCTCTTCTCGGTCGCAATGAAGGTGGACGAGGGGGAGAGCATGATCGCCAATGGCTCGCTCGTGTCCGACGCGCCTGCGGGGGCGGGCGCGCACCGCGTGAAGTACGAGACCGCCTGGACCCTGCCGCCCTATTTGATGGCCTTCGCGATCAGCGATTTCGAGGTCGTGAAGACCCAGAAAGGCGACCTGCCCGTCGAGGTCTGGCACCGCCGCGGCTTGCCCGGCGAGCACGAGGCCATGGCCGGCGAGCTCTCCCGCATGATCGGCGTCTACGAGGGCCTGCTCGGGCCGTACCCGTTCGAGCGCTACGCGCTGGTCCTTTTGCCCGGCTTCCCCGGCGGCATGGAGAACGCGAGCGTGTCGTTCCAGGCCGAGACCAGCTCGTCCGAGCCCACGATCGCCGGCGACCTGCTGCTCGCCGCGCACGAGCTGGGGCACCAGTGGTTCGGCGACCTCGTCACGGTCGAGACCTGGGACGACGTCTGGATCAAGGAGGGAATGGCGAACCTGCTCGAATACGAGGCGGCTCGCCCGCACATCGACGCGAGCGACAAGGGCACGCTGAACGGCGACGGCTTCCACCCCCGCGCGGGCGCGGCCATCCGTGACAGGGCGATCCCGCCCCCCGACAAGTACAACAGCGGCCCCTACGACCGCGCGGCCTGGCTGCTCACGCAGATCCGCAGCCTCCTCGGCGACGAGGCCTTCTTCGCGACCCTGCGGGAGGTCCTCGACAAACACCGCTTCGGCGCGATCGGCACCGACGCGTTCATCGACGCCTTCGCGCCCGCCCTCGGCCCCGAGGCGACGGGCAAGGTGCGCCGCGCGGTCGACGCGAAGGCGCTGCCGACGATCCATTCGACCGCGCCCTTCCGCGTGAACCTCGAAGACCCCGACGGCGCGCTGGTCGCCCCGCTCGACCTGTCCTGGATCGGAAGCGACGGCGCACAGCGGAAGGTGACGCTCTCGACGGGAGCGCCGGTCGACCTCACGCCCGAGGCCGCAGATCTGCTGCTCTTGCCCGATCCGCTCGACCGACACCCGGACTGGGAGCTGTTCTGGGACGAGGATCGGAGCCTCGCCGAGGATGGCGAAAGCTCGAACCTCGAAGCGCTCGTCTCGGCCACCTCGCCCGATTCGCTCGAGAAGAGGACGCTCTTGCTCGATCTCGGCGGCGCGCACCAGACCTCGGCCCTCGGCCGCAGCAGCGACCTCGTGCTGTCGAACGACGAGGTCTCCGGGCTCGCGGCCGGGCTCGATGCCGACGGGGCCAGGGCGCTCGCCCTCGGGCATGGCTGCGCCACCGCGCTCGCCCAGAGAGAGGTCGACCCGCAGCTCTTCACGACCCTGGTGGACGCCCTCGGGGCGCCCTTCACGAGCGGGCCTCCCACCTTCGGCCTCGCGTACGCGAGCGACTTCTGGGCCTGCGACGAGATCGGGCTGCCCGACATGCTCTTCGGCGATTCATGGGCGCTGCTCGAAGGAGGCCTCGCCGAGGGCGGGATCGCGGACGCGCGGCTGGCCTACCTCGCGAAATTCGAGATGTCGTGGGAGACGGCGGCCTCGCGCTGGGGGAGCGTTGCCGAAAAGGCGAGCTCGCCCCGCGCCCGGCGCATCGCCGTGCAGCGCCTCTCGAGCATCGCCCAGAGCAGCCAGGATCCCGCGGTCATCACCTACCTGGCCGATTACATGCGCGACCACGAGACCACCGAGACGCTCGGGCACGTGATGCGCGCGGCCGAGTGGGCCGTCTCCAACAGCGCAGGCGCGGGCGCGGCCGAGGTCCTCGACGGGCTGCGCATCATCCTGCAAAAAGGCCACACGCGCTCGATCCACGGCAACGCCGTCTGCACGGCCGCGCGCATGACGCGCGAGGATCCCGGGGCCTGGGCGAGCTTCCGCGAAAGCCTGAAAGGCGCGCCCCTCGCTCCCCGCGCAAAGGCCTACCTCGAAAACCCCAGGCCCTGCCTCTGA
- a CDS encoding OPT family oligopeptide transporter: MSQPDTSLAPPAQPPGGPLFQKPPETPEELEANKPVALGPEVVQELDEDGWYEKVYRGERAAQLTVRAVLMGSVLGFFLAFTNLYVGLKAGWHLGVSITASILSFTIWGFFIRVGLVKSPMTILENNCMQSTASSAGYSTGGTMVSAIPALFMLSVTSDAPGGQHLPWYVLAPWTAFIALLGATLAIPMKRNMINQERLRFPTGTAAAVTLQSLYSKGEDALVKGRALLTAAAVAGVVPLLKDLELFKIKALHPLGLAIAGDAAGKLSRHALIPGESPIFDWIGNLFGGIHAAGKVYKPSDFRVQLDHGVVLIAAGALVGLRVTLSMVAGGLFVALVLGPIGMETTWVNPLGVTVAAVSRPARAVSEVGLWLGAPILVSAGLLSFAMQWRTIGRAFKGIGGGKAEGAKAGVEVPGTWFVAGGLVATVGIVSIAWRFFNVPPHLGVLAVALTFVLSLVAARATGETDVTPTGAMGKIMQLIYGVLIPQSATANLMTAGITAGSASAGADLLTDLKSGYLLGANPRRQFIAQIMGILPGTVATVLGFYALVPTTAVIMGDHAKFDAPAAQQWRAVAEVFKVGIGNLHPMARSAIFYGLAIGAVLVVIEKLLPKAKKYLPSPTGFGLGCILAFNSSFAMFLGALIAWLVEQRAGKSGKATEMIVPIASGIIAGESIIGVIVQILNVWVLSG, encoded by the coding sequence GTGAGCCAGCCCGACACGAGCCTCGCGCCGCCCGCCCAGCCGCCCGGAGGGCCGCTCTTCCAGAAGCCTCCCGAGACACCCGAAGAGCTCGAGGCGAACAAACCCGTCGCGCTCGGCCCCGAGGTCGTCCAGGAGCTCGACGAGGATGGCTGGTACGAGAAGGTTTACCGCGGCGAGCGGGCCGCTCAGCTCACCGTCCGCGCCGTGCTCATGGGCAGCGTGCTCGGGTTCTTTCTCGCGTTCACGAACCTCTACGTCGGCCTGAAGGCGGGCTGGCACCTCGGCGTCTCGATCACCGCGAGCATCCTGTCGTTCACGATCTGGGGATTTTTCATTCGCGTCGGCCTCGTCAAGTCGCCGATGACCATCCTCGAGAACAACTGCATGCAGTCGACCGCCTCGTCGGCGGGCTACTCGACGGGCGGCACGATGGTCTCGGCGATCCCGGCGCTGTTCATGCTGAGCGTCACCTCCGACGCCCCGGGAGGCCAGCACCTGCCCTGGTACGTGCTCGCCCCGTGGACCGCGTTCATCGCGCTGCTCGGCGCGACGCTCGCGATCCCGATGAAGCGCAACATGATCAACCAGGAGCGGCTGCGCTTCCCCACGGGCACGGCCGCGGCCGTGACCCTGCAGAGCCTGTACAGCAAGGGCGAGGACGCCCTCGTGAAGGGCCGCGCGCTGCTCACGGCCGCCGCCGTCGCGGGGGTCGTCCCGCTGCTCAAGGACCTCGAGCTGTTCAAGATCAAGGCGCTCCATCCGCTCGGGCTCGCGATCGCCGGGGACGCGGCGGGCAAGCTCTCGCGCCACGCGCTCATCCCGGGCGAGTCGCCGATCTTCGACTGGATCGGCAACCTGTTCGGCGGGATCCACGCGGCCGGCAAGGTGTACAAGCCGTCGGACTTCCGGGTGCAGCTCGATCACGGCGTGGTGCTCATCGCCGCGGGCGCGCTGGTCGGCCTGCGCGTGACCCTGTCGATGGTGGCCGGCGGCCTGTTCGTCGCGCTCGTGCTCGGGCCGATCGGGATGGAGACGACGTGGGTGAACCCGCTCGGCGTGACCGTGGCGGCCGTGAGCCGCCCGGCCCGCGCGGTGAGCGAGGTCGGGCTGTGGCTCGGCGCGCCGATCCTCGTGTCGGCGGGGCTCCTGTCGTTCGCGATGCAGTGGCGCACGATCGGCCGGGCCTTCAAGGGCATCGGCGGCGGCAAGGCCGAGGGGGCGAAGGCCGGGGTCGAGGTGCCCGGGACGTGGTTCGTCGCGGGCGGGCTCGTGGCGACGGTGGGCATCGTGAGCATCGCGTGGCGGTTCTTCAACGTGCCGCCGCACCTCGGGGTGCTGGCGGTGGCCCTGACGTTCGTGCTGTCGCTGGTCGCGGCGCGCGCCACGGGCGAGACCGACGTCACGCCGACGGGCGCGATGGGCAAGATCATGCAGCTCATCTACGGCGTGCTGATCCCGCAGAGCGCGACGGCGAACCTGATGACGGCGGGCATCACGGCGGGATCGGCGTCGGCGGGCGCGGATCTGCTCACCGACCTCAAGTCGGGCTACCTGCTCGGGGCGAACCCGCGGCGGCAGTTCATCGCGCAGATCATGGGGATCTTGCCGGGGACGGTGGCGACCGTGCTCGGCTTCTACGCCCTCGTGCCCACGACGGCGGTGATCATGGGCGACCACGCGAAGTTCGACGCGCCCGCGGCGCAGCAGTGGAGGGCCGTGGCCGAGGTGTTCAAGGTGGGCATCGGCAACCTGCACCCGATGGCCCGCTCCGCGATCTTCTACGGCCTCGCCATCGGCGCGGTGCTCGTGGTGATCGAGAAGCTCCTGCCGAAGGCGAAGAAGTACCTGCCCTCGCCGACGGGCTTCGGGCTCGGGTGCATCCTGGCGTTCAACTCGTCGTTCGCGATGTTCCTCGGCGCGCTCATCGCGTGGCTCGTCGAGCAGCGCGCGGGCAAGAGCGGCAAGGCCACGGAGATGATCGTGCCCATCGCCTCGGGCATCATCGCGGGCGAGAGCATCATCGGCGTCATCGTGCAGATCCTGAACGTGTGGGTGCTGTCGGGCTAG
- a CDS encoding fatty acid desaturase family protein: MSKTRHEVIPLMLRYRADIRTLAFVATYFALVAVQWVWSPRSLLLAVPLLLATCVFSFLGAVATHNTVHCPVFKQRWLNRVFQVVLSLTYGHPVSAFVPGHNLSHHKHTQTRRDVMRTTKVHYRWNLLNGLMFMPTVGKDVFAADMRYFKAMYRQNPAWFRQMIFEAVVFLASCGALVALDWKKFLVYVLLPHQYAAWGIISMNYLQHDGCDQDSEYNHSRNFVGKIVNWWTYNNGYHTIHHMQPGLHWSLLPAEHAARVAPHIHPELDQKSLLGYLWRTFIWPAKRVMYDGKPVEIPAEGPDEEWIPPPRETRHDLGAIAY; this comes from the coding sequence GTGTCGAAGACTCGACACGAGGTGATTCCCCTCATGCTTCGCTATCGCGCCGACATCCGGACGCTTGCCTTCGTCGCGACCTATTTCGCGCTCGTGGCCGTGCAGTGGGTCTGGAGTCCCCGGTCGCTCCTGCTCGCCGTGCCGCTGCTGCTCGCCACGTGCGTCTTTTCGTTCCTCGGGGCCGTCGCCACGCACAACACCGTGCACTGCCCGGTGTTCAAGCAGCGCTGGCTGAACCGGGTCTTCCAGGTGGTGCTGTCGTTGACCTACGGCCACCCGGTCAGCGCCTTCGTGCCCGGCCACAACCTGAGCCACCACAAGCACACCCAGACCCGGCGCGACGTCATGCGCACGACGAAGGTGCATTATCGGTGGAACCTGCTCAATGGGCTGATGTTCATGCCCACCGTGGGCAAGGACGTCTTCGCCGCCGACATGCGCTACTTCAAGGCCATGTACCGGCAGAACCCGGCCTGGTTCCGCCAGATGATCTTCGAGGCCGTCGTCTTCCTCGCCTCGTGCGGCGCCCTCGTCGCCCTCGATTGGAAGAAGTTCCTGGTCTACGTCCTCCTCCCGCACCAGTACGCGGCGTGGGGCATCATCTCGATGAATTACCTGCAGCACGACGGCTGCGACCAGGACAGCGAATACAACCACTCGCGCAACTTCGTCGGCAAGATCGTGAACTGGTGGACGTACAACAACGGCTACCACACGATCCACCACATGCAGCCCGGCCTGCACTGGAGCCTCCTGCCCGCCGAGCACGCCGCCCGCGTCGCGCCCCATATCCACCCGGAGCTCGATCAGAAATCGCTGCTCGGCTATCTCTGGCGCACGTTCATCTGGCCCGCGAAGCGGGTCATGTACGACGGCAAGCCCGTGGAGATCCCGGCAGAAGGGCCCGACGAGGAGTGGATCCCACCGCCTCGCGAGACCCGGCACGACCTCGGCGCGATCGCGTACTAG
- a CDS encoding GNAT family N-acetyltransferase: MIELRVHASIRDIPEETWNGLGGVSEAPFLSWAFLDTLEKTGCVHPDKGWYPHHLSLHVEDRLVAAAPAYIKANSEGEFVFDHGWASAAHRAGIRYYPKLLVAVPFTPATAPRLLIAPGEDPAHLALAFAGGLRQLVDKLGVSSAHVLFPPEDQARALAQAGLVERYGLQFQWKNPGYATFDDFLARFSSKRRNQIKRERREMENLGIRIETLTGNDLTPPLVDAMYAFYLTTVDKFAWGRRYLNRAFFEEIVTRVPQGIEFVIAREAGRPIAGAFNLAGSEALYGRYWGATEERPFLHFNVCFYHSIEQCIARKLSRFEPGAGGEHKLTRGFEPTITHSLHHLQDRRLDVAVRDYLEREREALLAEAANPEVAFR; this comes from the coding sequence GTGATCGAGCTTCGCGTTCACGCCTCGATCCGCGACATCCCCGAGGAGACCTGGAATGGCCTCGGGGGCGTCTCGGAGGCGCCCTTTCTGTCCTGGGCCTTCCTCGACACCCTCGAGAAGACCGGCTGCGTCCACCCCGACAAGGGCTGGTACCCCCACCACCTCTCCCTCCACGTCGAAGACCGCCTCGTCGCCGCCGCACCCGCCTACATCAAGGCCAACAGCGAGGGCGAGTTCGTCTTCGACCACGGCTGGGCCAGCGCCGCCCACCGCGCAGGCATCCGCTACTACCCGAAGCTCCTCGTCGCCGTCCCCTTCACCCCCGCCACCGCCCCGCGCCTGCTCATCGCCCCAGGCGAGGACCCCGCTCACCTCGCCCTCGCCTTCGCCGGTGGCCTCCGCCAGCTCGTCGACAAGCTCGGCGTCTCCAGCGCCCACGTCCTGTTCCCCCCCGAGGACCAGGCCCGCGCCCTCGCACAGGCAGGCCTCGTCGAGCGCTACGGCCTGCAGTTCCAGTGGAAGAACCCGGGCTACGCCACCTTCGACGACTTCCTCGCCCGCTTCTCCTCCAAGCGCAGAAACCAGATCAAGCGCGAGCGGCGCGAGATGGAAAACCTCGGGATCCGCATCGAGACCCTCACCGGCAACGACCTCACCCCACCGCTCGTCGACGCGATGTACGCGTTCTACCTGACCACCGTCGACAAGTTCGCCTGGGGCCGGCGCTACCTGAACCGCGCCTTCTTCGAGGAGATCGTCACCCGCGTCCCCCAGGGCATCGAATTCGTCATCGCCCGCGAGGCGGGGCGCCCCATCGCCGGAGCCTTCAACCTCGCCGGGTCCGAGGCGCTCTACGGGCGCTACTGGGGCGCCACCGAGGAGCGGCCCTTCCTCCATTTCAACGTCTGCTTCTACCATTCCATCGAGCAGTGCATCGCCCGCAAGCTCTCGCGCTTCGAGCCCGGCGCGGGCGGCGAGCACAAGCTCACGCGCGGCTTCGAGCCCACCATCACCCATAGCCTCCACCACCTCCAGGATCGAAGGCTCGACGTCGCCGTCCGCGATTACCTCGAGCGCGAGCGCGAGGCGCTGCTCGCCGAGGCGGCAAACCCCGAAGTCGCGTTCCGGTAG
- a CDS encoding M18 family aminopeptidase has product MTPTDKPANETSERIQNPANLAPAEDLCAFLDRSPTPYHATEEVARRLANAGFQELREVEVWSLQPGDRRYFRRGATIVGFVVGDESPAVGGFRMIGAHTDSPNFRVKPNADVVNKGYQQVGAEVYGGVLLSTWLDRDLSIAGRVFCHRPGAQPEVRLVDLGRAVARIANLAIHLNRTVNKDGLVLNEQKHMAPILGLGGPADVKGLVARQIDEKPDAILGYDLCLYDTAKAAITGLEREFVLSARLDNLASCHAATTALIAEAGASPATRIIVLYDHEECGSRSAAGAAGTVLKDTVNRILEAHPKREAQALPRAMARSILISADMAHAIHPNYADQHEPQHAPMLNRGLTIKSNSNQSYATDGSSAAYFEGLCREAGYSPQKFVTRSDLPCGSTIGPITAAALGVPTVDVGAPMLSMHSCREMAGSHDVHLAIETYKKAFR; this is encoded by the coding sequence ATGACCCCGACCGACAAGCCTGCGAACGAGACCAGCGAGCGCATCCAGAACCCCGCAAACCTCGCACCCGCCGAGGATCTCTGCGCCTTCCTCGACCGCTCGCCGACGCCCTACCACGCGACCGAGGAGGTCGCCCGGCGGCTCGCCAATGCGGGATTTCAGGAGCTGCGCGAGGTGGAGGTCTGGAGCCTCCAGCCGGGCGATCGGCGCTATTTCCGCAGGGGCGCCACCATCGTCGGGTTCGTCGTGGGCGACGAATCGCCCGCCGTCGGCGGCTTCCGCATGATCGGCGCACACACCGACTCGCCGAACTTCCGCGTCAAGCCGAACGCCGACGTCGTCAACAAGGGCTATCAGCAGGTCGGCGCCGAGGTGTACGGCGGCGTTTTGCTGTCGACCTGGCTCGATCGCGACCTGTCGATCGCCGGCCGCGTCTTCTGCCACCGCCCGGGCGCGCAGCCCGAGGTGCGATTGGTCGACCTCGGCCGCGCCGTCGCGCGCATCGCCAACCTGGCCATCCACCTGAACCGAACCGTGAACAAGGACGGGCTCGTGCTGAACGAGCAAAAGCACATGGCGCCCATTCTGGGGCTCGGCGGGCCGGCGGACGTGAAGGGCCTCGTGGCGCGACAGATCGACGAGAAGCCCGACGCGATCCTCGGCTACGACCTGTGCCTGTACGACACGGCGAAGGCGGCGATCACGGGGCTCGAGAGGGAGTTCGTGCTCTCGGCGCGCCTCGACAACCTCGCGAGCTGTCACGCGGCGACGACCGCGCTCATCGCAGAGGCGGGCGCGAGCCCGGCGACGCGGATCATCGTGCTCTACGACCACGAGGAGTGCGGCAGCAGGAGCGCGGCGGGCGCGGCGGGGACGGTCCTCAAGGATACCGTCAATCGCATCCTCGAGGCCCACCCGAAGCGCGAGGCGCAGGCCTTGCCGCGGGCGATGGCGCGCTCGATCCTGATCTCGGCGGACATGGCCCACGCCATTCACCCCAATTACGCCGACCAGCACGAGCCGCAGCACGCGCCGATGCTCAACCGGGGGCTCACCATCAAGTCGAATTCGAACCAGTCGTACGCGACGGACGGGTCCAGCGCGGCGTATTTCGAGGGGCTGTGCCGCGAGGCGGGGTATTCGCCGCAGAAATTCGTCACGCGCAGCGATCTGCCGTGCGGCAGCACGATCGGGCCCATCACGGCGGCGGCGCTCGGGGTCCCCACGGTCGACGTGGGCGCGCCGATGCTCAGCATGCACTCCTGCCGTGAAATGGCCGGATCGCACGACGTGCACCTCGCGATCGAGACGTACAAGAAGGCGTTCCGTTGA